In Streptomyces thermolilacinus SPC6, a single genomic region encodes these proteins:
- a CDS encoding vWA domain-containing protein, whose protein sequence is MRLTRTGRAARAAALAVALGLAALTPALTPATAAAPGAAHTAVDTTAAPEGADPVDFAIVVDQSDSLSDEDLAREVEAAALLAQGEISERSRATVIGFGSSEEPGQSPVREVCPLTVADSAGRQRLSDCVQRLARRDSRVGPGTDFPAAIGQAVGRLTESDTPAVPKVVFLLTDGRLDVDDSPEYGADPESRRTNGLKRLADELARAREEKVQIWPLGFGKEIDRAMLTDMAEGGYRGGCADLPSATPRMRVVADSTGIDAAFQEAFAAARCAGVTPGDSKRPPGDLYVTIPPIATDGSITVSKHDPKVTVTYYDPRGRKVPANGRFDGSTFELSGQGGPVEALRVNNPLPGRWRAHVEAPEGHRDREVAVRAIWQGKLRSSAVLAPAAPRPGERAVVEVRMQTRRGVYVTDPALIAGIKVTGQLAGDGFEPVAFTLTDDGRAPDRKAADVRFTGTVTVPAGATGALRLTTRMAAPGVTSDLRPLHSVRGESNPAVLAGITVDRTTVHPGGTVRGTLSVTNNDTAPHTLRLALADQAAGTELRVGPATVTVPPGSRRDTPFTLEVGPGTRPGDIGGKITAVDAAAPAQPVAAAFLDIRVEPRPSWTERWWPALAGGGAAALLLGVFLAVRVRAVLGRLDLAGIELELLRDGQSLDRLTVRSGRDRRGRYSFTVEQGRGSAPRLQPGRPDEPGAHQLIATVGGELRLRPHGGPEQPVGHNGVTALDDDLELAVHDRRTAGSRASGSRFSGTRTPGGRTTADTDRARPGGWSDRMPFGSRRTPPPRRESDDTGDGPAWSGARGDGAGGDGAATGRGRHDERAADSPDLRDF, encoded by the coding sequence ATGCGACTGACCAGAACGGGACGGGCGGCGCGAGCCGCCGCCCTGGCCGTGGCCCTCGGCCTGGCGGCCCTGACCCCGGCCCTGACCCCGGCGACCGCCGCCGCGCCGGGCGCGGCGCACACCGCGGTGGACACGACCGCCGCCCCGGAGGGCGCCGACCCGGTGGACTTCGCCATCGTCGTCGACCAGTCCGACAGCCTCTCCGACGAGGACCTCGCCCGCGAGGTCGAAGCCGCCGCGCTCCTCGCCCAGGGGGAGATCTCCGAGCGGTCCCGCGCCACCGTCATCGGCTTCGGCAGCTCCGAGGAACCGGGCCAGTCGCCCGTACGGGAGGTGTGCCCGCTCACCGTCGCCGACTCCGCCGGACGGCAGCGGCTCAGCGACTGCGTGCAGCGGCTCGCCCGCCGCGACTCCCGCGTCGGCCCCGGCACGGACTTCCCCGCCGCCATCGGCCAGGCCGTCGGCCGCCTCACCGAGAGTGACACACCGGCCGTCCCCAAGGTCGTCTTCCTCCTCACCGACGGCCGTCTCGACGTGGACGACAGCCCCGAGTACGGCGCCGACCCCGAGAGCCGCAGGACCAACGGTCTCAAGCGCCTCGCCGACGAACTGGCCCGGGCCCGTGAGGAGAAGGTGCAGATCTGGCCGCTCGGCTTCGGCAAGGAGATCGACCGGGCCATGCTCACCGACATGGCCGAGGGCGGCTACCGGGGCGGCTGCGCCGACCTGCCGTCCGCAACCCCGCGCATGCGGGTCGTCGCCGACTCAACCGGCATCGACGCGGCGTTCCAGGAGGCCTTCGCCGCCGCCCGCTGCGCGGGCGTCACCCCCGGCGACTCCAAGCGGCCCCCCGGCGACCTGTACGTGACGATCCCGCCGATCGCCACCGACGGCTCCATCACCGTCAGCAAGCACGACCCGAAGGTCACCGTCACCTACTACGACCCGCGCGGCCGCAAGGTCCCGGCGAACGGCCGTTTCGACGGCTCCACCTTCGAACTCAGCGGCCAGGGCGGCCCGGTCGAGGCGCTGCGCGTCAACAACCCGCTGCCCGGCCGGTGGCGCGCCCACGTCGAGGCGCCCGAGGGCCACCGGGACCGCGAGGTCGCCGTACGCGCCATCTGGCAGGGCAAGCTCCGATCGTCCGCCGTCCTCGCCCCGGCCGCGCCCCGCCCCGGCGAGCGGGCCGTCGTGGAGGTCCGCATGCAGACCCGCCGCGGCGTCTACGTCACCGACCCGGCGCTGATCGCCGGGATCAAGGTCACCGGGCAGCTCGCCGGCGACGGGTTCGAGCCCGTCGCGTTCACCCTCACCGACGACGGCCGCGCCCCGGACCGCAAAGCGGCCGACGTGCGGTTCACCGGAACCGTCACCGTCCCGGCGGGCGCCACCGGCGCGCTGCGGCTCACCACCCGCATGGCCGCGCCCGGCGTCACCTCCGACCTGCGCCCGCTGCACAGCGTCCGCGGCGAGAGCAACCCCGCCGTCCTCGCCGGGATCACCGTGGACCGTACGACCGTCCACCCCGGCGGCACCGTCCGGGGCACCCTGTCCGTCACCAACAACGACACCGCCCCGCACACCCTGCGCCTCGCCCTCGCCGACCAGGCGGCCGGGACCGAACTGCGCGTCGGCCCGGCCACCGTCACCGTCCCGCCGGGCAGCCGACGCGACACGCCGTTCACCCTCGAAGTCGGCCCCGGCACGCGGCCCGGCGACATCGGCGGGAAGATCACCGCCGTCGACGCGGCGGCCCCGGCCCAGCCGGTCGCCGCCGCGTTCCTGGACATCCGCGTCGAGCCACGCCCCTCCTGGACCGAACGCTGGTGGCCCGCCCTCGCCGGTGGCGGCGCCGCCGCGCTGCTCCTCGGCGTGTTCCTCGCCGTCCGGGTCCGCGCCGTCCTCGGACGGCTCGACCTGGCGGGGATCGAGCTGGAACTCCTGCGCGACGGCCAGAGCCTGGACCGGCTCACCGTACGGAGCGGACGCGACCGGCGGGGCAGGTACTCCTTCACCGTCGAGCAGGGCCGCGGCAGCGCGCCCAGGCTCCAGCCGGGCCGCCCCGACGAGCCCGGCGCGCACCAGCTGATCGCCACGGTGGGCGGGGAGCTGAGGCTGCGCCCGCACGGCGGGCCGGAGCAGCCCGTGGGGCACAACGGCGTCACCGCCCTCGACGACGACCTCGAACTCGCCGTCCACGACCGCAGGACCGCCGGTTCCCGCGCCTCCGGCTCCCGCTTCTCCGGCACCCGCACGCCGGGCGGCCGGACCACGGCCGACACCGACCGGGCCCGGCCCGGCGGCTGGAGCGACCGGATGCCCTTCGGCTCCCGCCGCACACCCCCGCCGCGCCGCGAGAGCGACGACACCGGCGACGGCCCGGCCTGGTCCGGCGCCCGCGGGGACGGCGCCGGAGGGGACGGCGCGGCCACCGGGCGCGGCCGCCATGACGAGCGCGCCGCCGACAGCCCGGACCTCCGGGACTTCTGA
- a CDS encoding Pycsar system effector family protein: MSGTPAPPPADEVRALAERLLGSVREDIGRADTKAAILLSGALAFLAVVFARDPGPLGARGPGAVLLAVAAALWGAGMLMLVGVVLPRTRVGADRTLLRDLAAGAPAGALLDRLAEAGADTTSWLLDQASVHGQVLAAKYRWLRAGVLCLALGAALALLSELW, encoded by the coding sequence GTGAGCGGCACCCCGGCGCCCCCGCCGGCGGACGAGGTCCGCGCACTCGCCGAACGCCTGTTGGGCTCCGTCCGCGAGGACATAGGGCGCGCCGACACGAAGGCGGCGATCCTGCTGTCCGGCGCGCTCGCCTTCCTCGCCGTCGTCTTCGCCCGCGACCCCGGCCCGCTCGGCGCGCGCGGCCCCGGCGCCGTCCTGCTGGCCGTCGCCGCGGCCCTGTGGGGCGCGGGGATGCTGATGCTCGTCGGGGTCGTCCTGCCCCGTACCCGCGTCGGAGCCGACCGCACCCTGCTGCGCGACCTCGCCGCGGGCGCGCCCGCGGGCGCGCTGCTCGACCGGCTCGCCGAGGCGGGCGCCGACACGACCTCCTGGCTCCTGGACCAGGCCAGCGTCCACGGGCAGGTCCTGGCCGCCAAGTACCGCTGGCTGCGCGCGGGCGTCCTCTGCCTGGCCCTGGGCGCGGCCCTGGCCCTCCTGAGTGAACTGTGGTGA